In the Leptotrichia sp. oral taxon 223 genome, GAAGAGAAAAACAAATAAATTCAAAAACTTCGCCTCATTAAAACGAACTTCCCAAGTACGAGGAGAAATCGACTTGCGTGGAATGAACGCCGATGAAGCAATCGCTGAACTTGAAACATACATGGACAGAGCAATGCTCACAGGCTACCACGAAATCTACATAATTCACGGAAAAGGAACAATGGTTCTAAGAAAAAAAATCCACGAATACTTAAGAACTTCAAAATATGTAACAGAATTTAAGGATGCCAATCAGAATGAAGGTGGAATTGGGTGTACGGTGGCTACTTTGAAGTAGGACATTTGATTTAAAGGAGAATGAAAATTTATGAAAATAAAAAATCTTCATATAAAAGAATTTAAAGGATTGAGAGATATATCTATAAATTTTGAAAAAAATGATGAACTGTTAGATTTATTAGTTTTAGCAGGTTCAAATGGAAGTGGAAAAACTAGAGTTTTGGAAAGTATTTTAAAATATTTTCAAGATTATCTTGATTATAAACAGAATAATATTGAAGTAGGAATATTTTATGAAGAAAAAGAAAAAAATTGTATAAGTAATGTTCAAAATTTTTTTTACGGATTAAAAAATTTTAGTTATCATGAAGTTAATAATCCATTATATGAAATACATATTGAAATAAAAAATAAATTAGATATTTTACCTAAAATAATTTATGTTCCAACAGAAATAAATTTTCAAAAAATGAATGTAGCTTCGACTACTTTAGTTCAAGAATATAAATTTATTAATATTGTGAATACAAATTTAATAAAAGATATTCCGTCTTACATAGCTACAAAAATGATTTCAGCAATGCTCAAAAATAAAAATGAAAAAGTTGGAGACGTACAAAAAAAAGTTTTTAATGAAATAAATGAAATATTTGAAAATTTAAGTATAGATGTAAAAGTTGAAGATATTTCACAAGATGGTAGAAATATTACACTTTTCACAAATTCTTCAGGAGATGAATTTGATATAAACGAATTATCGTCTGGTGAAAAACAGTTATTTTTACGGACTTTGGCTATAAAAATGTTAAATCCTGAAAATTCAATTATTTTGATCGATGAGCCAGAACTTTCATTGCATCCGAGATGGCAGCAAAGAATTGTCGATGTTTATAGAAAAATTGGAAAAAACAATCAGATAATTATTGCAACACATTCGCCACATATTTTAGGAAGTGTGAAAAAAGAAAATATTATGTTGCTGGATAAGGATGATGAAGGGAAAATTGTGGTTAAAACTGGGGATGAATTGTATGATTCTTATGGACAGCCGACAGAGAGAATATTAGAAGATATAATGGGGCTTAAAACAACTAGAAATCAGGAAATATTTGATAAATTGGAAAAAATTAGAGAAATGGTTAATGAGGATAAGTATGAAACTGATGATTTTAAAAAAGAATATGGTGATTTAAAGGAAATATTGGGGACAATGGACGAGGACATTATGCTTATAGATATGGAAATTCAAATCAGAAGGAAAGGGTTGAAGAATGTTAAAAATAAATAAAACTTCAGAGCCAAACTTTTTGAAAGAATTTAAGAAAAAAGAAAAACCAAAAAATTGGAAAGATTTTGATTTTGAAATAAAAAAAGAATTAAAAAATTATATGTTGGAAAATGAACAGAAAATCGGAAATAATAGTTATTGTCCTTATTGTGAAAGAAAAATAATTGCAAGTAAAAATAGTCAGATAGAACATATTAAACCTAAAGATAGATTTCCAGAATTATTTTTGGATTATAAAAATTTTATTACAGGATGTCTTAATATTGAGAGCTGTGGCTCAAAGAAAAGCAACAAATGGAGCGATTTGTTTATAAATCCAGTAATTGACAATCCAGAGAAATATTTTTCATATAACAGAATGACGGGAGAAATAATTCCAAGAAAAGATATTTCAGAAAAAGAATTGGAAAAAGTTGAGTACACGATTAAAATATTGAATTTGAATGGTGATAAAAGATTGTTAAAGGGAAGAAAAAGTGTAATAAAAATGATTGAGAATTATCAAAAAACTTACGATGATGAAATATTGAGAGAAATATCTGAAGATTTAGATTTTCCAACATTGAGAAATTTTTTAATTGAGAGTTTTAAATAATGTAAAAATCGAGGTTTAATTATGGGAAAAGTAACTATAATATTTTTATTATTTGGAACATTGCTTTTTTCAGCAAATTATCCAAAAGAAAAAATAATACGAATTATCGAAAAAAATGAAAAATATGAATGTATTCCTGATAAAAAAGTAAGGAAAATTGGATGGGAATTAAATGGACAGTCTTTTATTGGGCATTTGGATGAAAATGGGGAACGATATGGGGAGTTTAGGGAAATAGATGACGATACTCTTAGAGAATGCTATTTAGAAGATGAATATATTAATTATTATAAAAATCGATATTTTTATAAGGAAAATAAAAAAATATCGTTAATTGTCAGTTATGGTGAGAAAAAAGATAATATTCAATTAATATTAAAAAATGTAAAAGGTATAAGAAGAGCATATTTTTTTGAGCGAAAAGGTAAGAAATATAAAAGGAAAAATTTGATAATGACATTTGATCCAGCTATTATTTTTTATCCTAGTGGTTTAATAAAAGAAAAATTGGAATAACTAAAATTAAATGAACCAAAATAAATTAAAAGTTTTCAAAAGTAGGGAGAATAAAAAATGAAACTTTACAACACAATGACGAATAAAGTCGAAGAATTTAAGACAATAGAAGAAAATAAGGTAAAAATGTATGTTTGTGGGCCTACGGTTTATAACTACATACATTTGGGAAATGCACGTCCGATTGTGGTTTTTGATACGTTGGCACGATATTTTAAATATAAAGGGATGGAAGTTAATTACGTACAGAATTTTACGGATGTGGATGATAAGATTATAAATAAATCAATTGAAGAAGGAATTTCTGCAAGTGAAGTTTCAGAAAAATATATAAAGTGTTTTTTTGAAGATATTAACAGGCTAAATATTCTTGAGAGTGTGAAAAGACCTAAGGTTACTGAGAATATGGCAGAAATTATTGAGATTATTCAAAAATTAATTGATAATGGGTTTGCTTATGAGAAAGACGGGGATGTTTATTTTGAGGTGAAAAAATATAAGGATTATGGGAAATTGTCAAATCAGAAAATTGAGGAGCTGGAACTTGGGGCTAGGATTGATGTGTCAGAAATTAAGAAAAATCCAGTAGACTTTGCACTTTGGAAGAAAAAGAAGGATGGAGAGCCGTTTTGGGAATCGCCTTGGGGACAGGGGCGTCCTGGATGGCATATAGAATGTAGTGCCATGGCAAAAAAATATCTTGGGGATACATTTGATATTCACGGCGGTGGACAGGATTTAGTTTTTCCGCATCACGAAAATGAGATTGCCCAAAGCAAGTGTGCTTATCACGGAAACTTTGCAAATTACTGGCTTCACAACGGATTTATTCAGATAAATGGTGACAAGATGTCAAAATCGCTAGGAAATTTCTTTTTGCTTCGTGAAATACTTGAAAAATTCTCTGGGAATGTAGTAAGGCTTTTTATTCTAAGTACGCATTACAGAAAGCCAATTAACTTTTCATTTGAGAATATGGAGGATACGAAAAAAGCGTTGCAAAATATTATAAAATCAATGAATAAATTTGAGAATATTGTTGAAAAATATAAAAATGAAAAAATAGAAAATGTTAAAATTTCAGAATTTTCTCAAAGAATTGATGAATTTAATAAAAAATTTGAAGAGGCAATGGATGAGGATATGAACACACCGCAAGCACTAGCGACTATTTTTGATCAGATTAGGGAAACAAATAAATTTATTTCCACAAATGAAAATGAGTTTTCCACAATTTATTATGAAATAAAAAAATCTTACGATTCTTTGAAGAAGAAAATAGAAAATGTATTTGGAATAGCACTTGAAGCGGAAAATGCTGTGAAGGAGGAAGATGGAGAGAATATGGAATTGACAAAAAAATTAATTGAATTGTTGATAAAATTACGAAGTGAGGCAAGAAGCGAGAAAAATTTCAAGTTATCTGATGAAATTCGGGATGAATTGAAGGCACTTGGGGTAGAAATTAAGGATAATAAGGATGGAAGTACAGATTATAATTTATTGTAATTTTTGATTTAAAAAGAGGGAAAAAATGAAAAATATTTTAGTAGGAGTTACAGGGGGAATTGCGGCATATAAATCAGCTGGGATTGTATCGCTTTTGAAAAAGAAAGGATATAATGTGAAAGTTGTGATGACTGAAAATGCTACAAAAATCATTGGACCTTTGACTCTTGAAACTTTATCAAGAAATAGGATTTATGTGGATATGTGGGATAGTAATCCGCATTATGAGGTGGAGCATATTTCACTTGCGAATTGGGCGGATGTGGTTTTGATTGCACCTGCGACTTATAATATAATTGGGAAAGTGGCAAATGGGATTGCAGATGATATGCTTACGACGATCCTTTCTGCTGTTTCGGTAAGAAAGCCAGTATTTTTTGCTTTGGCAATGAATGTGAATATGTATGAAAATCCGATTTTAAAAGAAAATATTAATAAGCTGAAATCTTTTGGATATAGGTTTATTGATGCAGAAGAAGGCTTGCTTGCCTGCAATTATAGTGCGAAGGGGAGAATGAGCGAGCCAGAAGATATTGTCGATGAAATAGAAAGATACAGTATTTTTTCAAAAATAGAAAATTTTGATACTGCATTAAAAGGCAAACAAATTCTTATAACAAGCGGACGAACAAAGGAAAATATTGATCCTGTCAGATATTTGTCAAATAATTCAAGTGGGAAAATGGGGTATTCACTTGCTCAGGCAGCTGCTGATTTAGGAGCAGAAGTAACATTAATTAGCGGGCCTACGGATTTGAAAGTTCCAAATGGGCTTGAAAACTTTATTTCTGTAGAATCAGCACTTGAAATGTATGAAAAAGTGAAAGAATATTTTGAAGATACTGATATTTTTATAGCTTGTGCCGCAGTTGCTGATTATAGAGCGAAGGGATACAAAAACGAAAAAATAAAGAAATCTGATTCAGATTTGGTTATAGAATTAGTTAGAAACCCTGATATTTTGCTAGAGATGAGCAGGAAGAAGGAAAAACAGCTATTAGTTGGATTTGCGGCAGAAACTAACGATATAAGGGAAAATGCCTTGAAAAAGCTGGAAAAGAAAAATTTGGATATTATAGTGGCAAATAATGCGTCTGTAATGGGCAGCGATGAAAATGTGATTGAGATTATTAAAAAAGATAGGACTTCGGTGGAAATTAGTCAGAAAAGTAAGGTGGAGCTGGCTTATGATATTTTGAGAGAAGTTATTTTTGAGTTGAAAAAGAGATAAAGTTTTTTGAAATTATGAATGTGTTGATTTTTATAAGTTCATTGATTTTGTAAAAGGGAGAATAAATTATGAAATCTGAAAAACAAAAGATAAAAAAAGTATACATGCTGTATCATAGAGATGAAAAGGATGACGATAAATTAATAGGATTTTTTTCAACAAAGGAAAAGGCATTGGAAATTGTTGATAAATGGAAAGAAATGAAAGGTTTTAGGGATTTTCCTGAAGGATTTAAAATTAGAACCATGATAATTGGGAAAGATTACTACACAAAAGGGTTTAAATCTAAAAGCCTTAAATAATTAGGAGAAACTATGGAAATATGGATTTTATCACATGGATATGATTATGGAGATGTCTATGATAAATATAAGTGGAATGACGAAGCAAGGTTTTTAGGTGCCTATTATACAAAGGAAGAAGGATTGAAAGCACTGGAAAAATATAAAAAAATCAAAGGATTTTGTTCACATTTGGATGGGTTCTGGCTAGAAAAGCATCATTTGGATAAATATACTGGATGGGAAGGTGGTTATGTTACTTATTATAAAGAAGATGAGGTAAAAATTGATAATTCAAAAAATCAAAAATTATATGTACTTTCTCATTTTTATTATACTGATAAAGATAAAATAAAAGAAAAACATCGAATTTTATCAGTATGTTTGTCAAAATTAGAAGCTAGGAAGAAAATAAAGGAATATCAGAAAATAGAAGGATTTTCTTCACATATTTCTAATTTTTACATTGAAGAATATATTTTGGATGAAGAAAAAAATAAATAAAAGAAGGAGAGGCTATACAAATTTAGCAAATTGATTATTATGGAAAATGAAAATAAAAACGTAGATGAGATTTTGGATGAAAAAAAAGAAGAAAAAGCAGGAAAGGAAAATCCAAAATCTGGCAAGAAAACAGGGGTAATTTTGGGGATAACGGCTTTATTAATTTTAGGAATTATAATTTTTGGAATGATATTTAACAGGAAAAATGTTAATTCTGGAAATAATGTCGTGAATGAAGAAGAGGATGATAAGATTTTCAGGATTGATCCGATAAAGAATCCGCAAGTTACCTATTATAATTTTCGTGGGGAAGTTTATCCTGACTGGGCTAAATTTGGGCTGACTCGAAGCAATGGAGCGAGAGGTCATCAAGGAATTGATATTTTTGCGTTGCCAGGAACGGATGTTTATGCTGTGCTGGATGGGAAAATTGTGGATATGTATGTGGATAAAACAGGGTATGGATTAAATTTTTACTTGGAAGTTAATCCAAAGGAACTTGAAAAAATAAAAAGAAAAAATTACAAGCCTAAAGAAAGTGCAAGAGAATGGGCATACAGCCCAAATTATGATCCGAATACAATGCAAATAAAATACATCAGATATTGCCATTTAAGTGAAGTGAATGTAAAAATCGGAGATACAGTAAAGGCTGGACAAGTAATAGCTAAATCAGGTACAACTGGAAATGCAAGTGGAACACATGCTCCTCATCTACATTTTGAGATAGCTTTTGAAATGAGAGGAAAAGGACTTATAAACAGAGTTGATCCAGAAATGTACTTTAAAATAAAAAATGGGGATAAAATGACGAAACAAGAGATAAAAGCTCAAACTGAAGCGGCTAAAACAGAGTGGTTTGAAACAAAGGGCTATGATGCCGGCTTTAGAGATAAGAGCATATTTGTAGAAAAAAAGGAGAATCCAGATGGAAGTAAGATGGGAAAAAATATGAATAAAGTTGGCAATTTAAAAAGTAAGAAAATTAGAAAAAAATAATTTTTTTAATTAGCAATGATGACACTTAGGAGGAAATTTTTATGGAATTATTTAATAAATTATTTAAGAAAGAAAATGAAAAAGAGAATGATGCTGAAACAGTTTCTGAAGAAATAAATATAGATGGCTGGGATGCTATTACAGAAACTTTTAATAAACTTTATCCAGACCAGAAAAATCCATTGCATTATGCGGCAATGATAAAATGGAGATTTGGTGGAAATGATCCTTTGGATGGTATTAGTATTTATGATGGAGGAGATTATTGGCACTTTGTTACTTATGGATTGTCTGAACTGCATGAAAAAGTAAGTGAAAATGCAGAATATAGCGGTTATGGAATGGAATTTACATTAAAATTAAAAAAAGATAATTATGCTGATGAGGAAGCTGAATTAAAGGGAATTTGTGGAATTTTGCAAACAATTGCAAGAGCGACATTTTCTAGTGGAGAAATATTTAGACCGTATGAATATTTATACACAGGGCAAACGGAAGGAATGGATGTAAATAAAAAATCAAATATTACAGGATTTATTACTATTCCTGATGAAAAAGCTGGAATAATTGATACAGTTAACGGAAAAGTGGAATTTATACAATTTATCGGAGTAACTGATAATGAACTGAAAGCAATTCAAAATAAAGAGACAACTGTTAAAGAATTATATGAAAAATTAAACAGCGATGTAACAAACTATAGTAGAAAATCAGTATTTTAAATAAAAAAGAGAGTATAAAGGACAAATTCCTAAATATTCTCTTTTCTTCATTCACAAGTTTTATTTTTTCTTTCAAATTTTTAGATAAATCAAGTTTCTTTATTTTATTTTTATATTTTGCATAATTATGCGTTGGTAACAAGCGTTATTAATTCTTCAATAGTTTTTGCACCAACTGATTTTTGCTCTCCATTTATAAATACAACTGGTACTGCCTGAATATCTTTTTCTTTTGCTTCTTCAAAAAATACTGCACTGTCTACCATTGTTGCTGTGATGTTTTTATTATTTGTTGAAATTAGATTTAAGGCTTGAACTACGTCTGGACAATGTGTGCAAGATAACGAAACAAACGTTTCGATATTTACAGGCTTATTAACTGATTCAACTTTTGAAAGCTGTTCCCCTTCCAGTTTTTTTCCAAGTCCCGCAAGTCCTAAAACTGCTAGAATAAAGCTGTTAAATTCATGTCCTCCAGGAATACCTGAAAAATTAATTCCAGTATTTTCTCCATCTTTTAAAATTGTAAAAGATGTTGGACGAGTAAGATTTGCTTTTTCCAAATCAGCCTTATCATTGTCAAATGATTTTTTTACATAGTTCACTTTTCCAGAAATTGCATCAACTTCTTGTAAAAAGCTATCTAATTCAGCTGATTTTTCGCTATTATTCAAAAATGCAACTAATTCAATGTTTCCATTAATTTTATCAAAATAACCTTTTAACTGTTCTACAATATTGTTATCTAATAAAGCCATTTTCCCTCCTTCTGATTTATTAAGTTTAAAATTATTAGATTTTACCTACTAAATCTAATCCTGGTTTTAAAGTAGCTTCTCCTTCTTTCCATTTTGCCGGACAAACTAATCCTGGATTGTCAGCTACGAATTTTGCAGCTTTTGCTCTTCTTACTAATTCTGATGCATCTCTTCCGATTCCTTCGTCATTTACTTCGTAAGCAACAATTTTTCCTTCAGGATTTACAACGAAAGTCCCTCTGTAAGCTAGCCCGCTTTCTTCATTCAATACTTCAAATTCTCTTGAAATAGCTTTTGTTGGATCTCCAATCATTGTGTATTTAACTTTTCCGATTGCTTCTGAGTGATCGTGCCACGCTTTGTGGGTAAAATGAGTATCTGTACTTACTGAATAAACGTTAAATCCTAATTTTTCCAATTCTTCCCTGTGATCTTCCAGATCTTCCAATTCAGTTGGGCACACAAATGTAAAATCAGCTGGATAAAATACGAAAATATTCCATTTCCCTAACATATCCTTTTCAAAGTTCACTTCTCTGAATTCTTTGTTTTGATAAGCCTGAGCTGTAAAATTTTCAATTTTTTTTCCTATTAAAGACATAATTTCCTCCTAATTTAATAATATTATTATTTTTAATTTGAAATGATTACAAATATTTCTTGGTTACATTATACCATAAAAAATTATTTTGTCAAATAAAATTTATATTTATATTTCAAAGAAATTGTGATAAAATTTTATTATGTATTTAAGGCTATTAAAATTCGAGGCACATTGGAAAATATATAATTTTAATTTAAAAAAGATTTTATGATAATAGAAAAAAGGGAGAATAAATATGTATAAAGTATTAATTGCTGACGATAATAAGCAAATTGCGTCAATACTGGCGGAATATTGCAAGAAAAATAAATTTATTGTGAATACTGTTTTTAATGGGGAAGATGCTTTGAAGGAAATTAAGGAAAATGAGTTTGATATAGTGCTGCTGGATGTAATGATGCCAAAAAAGGACGGTTTTGATGTATGCAGGGAAGTGCGTACTTTTTCAAATGTTCCGATTATAATGATTACGGCACGGGGAGAGGACTATGAGAAAATAATGGGGCTGGAAATAGGGGCAGATGACTACATTGTGAAGCCGTTTTCACCAGGAGAGATTATAGCTAGAATAAATGCAATTTTACGTAGAATAACACCTAAAAATGATGAAAGTGCAAAAACTTTCACATTTGACAATCTTGAGATCGATTTAAATAATTTTACGGTAAAGATAAATGATGAAATAATTTCGTTAACTAAGAAAGAAATAGAGATTTTATGGACTCTTGCAACAAATCAGAACAAAGTTTTTACAAGAGAAAATTTGCTGGATTTAATTTGGGGATTTGACTATTTTGGAGAAAGCCGTACTGTTGATACACATATAAAAAGGCTTCGTGCAAAACTGGACAATTATAAGCACGAGAACTGGAATATTAAGACAATTTGGGGAGTTGGCTACAAATTTGATATTTTGGAAAAATAAAAAAAGGGAGTGAATTTTTTAGATGAGTAAAAAAATTAGAAAAATTCTGTTTAATGGAGAGGAGTATCCGCCAGAAACATTTCGGTTGGGAATGATGCTGTGCATGGTTGGAGGATTTATGGACGCATACACATTTATTACCCGTGGAAAAGTCCTTGCTAATGCACAGACTGGGAACATTGTTTATTTAGCGATAAATTTAGGAAAAGGGGAGCTTGGAAAATCCTTCTATTATTTTATGCCAATTTTATTTTTTGCGTTGGGAATACTGTTTACTGAACTTATCAAAACAAGATTTGAAAAGCATAAAATTTTTAGATGGCAGCAAATTGTAATAATTTATCAAATCATAATAATGTTTTTTATTTCTTTTGTTCCAAGCGGAAACTGGAACATCGTTGTAAATATAATTATGTCCTTTATTGCTGCAATTCAATATCAGTGCTTTAGAAAAATTAGAGGATTAGCAGGAGCGACAACAATGTGTACAGGAAATTTGCGAAGCGGAATGGATAATTTAGTTAAATATATCAAAACTGAGGACAAATCACATTTAGAAAGTTTCTGGATATATTTAGGATTAGACGGCTTCTTCCTTATCGGATCATTACTTTGCGTAATTTTAGTAAATATATTTGGAATAACCTCTCTGCTAGTTTGCTGTATTTTATTAGTTTTTGTATTTGCGATAATGTTTAAGGAAACTATTTAGAAAATTTATTAAAAGGAAATATATGGATAAAAATAAATTAAAAGAAGAGTGGCTGAAAGAAGAAAAAATGGCACATATACACGGCTGGGATTTTTCTCATATTTATGGACGTTATTCAGAAGAGGAAAATTTACCTTGGGATTTTAGAACAATCATAAATAAGTATTTGAAAGATAATATGAAATTGCTGGATATGGAAACAGGCGGTGGAGAGTTTTTGCTTTCATTAAATCATCCAAAACATAACACATCAGCAATTGAAGGTTATCAGCCAAATGTTGAACTGTGTAAAAAAGTATTGCTTCCATTGGGAATAGATTTTAAAGAAGCGGATGGAGATGAAAAACTCCCTTTTGAAAATGAATATTTTGACATAATTACCAATCGGCATGGGGCTTATAATGTTACAGAATTAAAAAGAGTCTTGAAAAAAGATGGAATTTTTATTACACAGCAGGTAGGGGCAGAAAATGATAGGGAACTTGTTGAAATATTACTACCTAAATATAAAGATTTACCGTACGCTGAGCATTATCTCAATATTAAACAGCAGGAAATTTCTGAACAAGGATTTGAAATATTAGAAAGTGGGGAAACATTTCAACCAATAAAGTTTTTTGATACAGGAGCTCTTGTATGGTTTGCGAAAATTATCGAATGGGAATTTCCAAATTTTTCAGTCGAAAGTCATCTTGACAATTTGTATAAAGTACAGGAAATAATTGAGTCAAATGGAGCAGTGGAAGGAAGGATTCATAGATTTTATATTGTGGGTAAGAAGATTTGATTTGTTGTTGTAATTTAATTGGAAAAAATTCTAGAAAAATAGGAGGTATTTAAAATTGAATAATTACAATCCGCCTTTTCAAATAACTGAAAAAATGACAGTATTAATAGGTGAAATAAGTGAAGAAATAGGGAGAATGTCTATTTTTCAGGAAAAAATTTCAAATCCACATTTAAGGAGAGAAAACAGAATAAAAACAATTCATTCTTCACTTGCTATTGAACATAATTCTCTCTCGCTGGAACAAGTTACAGCCATATTAGACGGAAAAAGAGTTTTAGGAAATCCTAATGAAATAAAAGAAGTAAAGAATGCTTATGAAGCGTATGAACTATTAACTAAGTTAAATCCATTTTCAGTAAAGGATTTATTGAATGCTCACAGATTGATGATGAATGGGCTGGTTAAGGAAAACGGTAAATTTCGTTCTCAAGGGGTTGGTATTTTTGCTGGAAGAAAAGTAGTACATATTGCTCCGCCAGCAGATTTAGTGCCTAAGCATATAAGCAGTTTAATTTCATGGTACAAGACTTCTTCTGTACATCCATTGATTAAAGGTGCTGTTTTTCATTATGAATTTGAATTTATCCATCCATTTTCAGATGGAAATGGTCGTATTGGAAGAATGTGGCATACTTTACTGCTTGGGAAATGGAAAAAAATATTTTTTTGGCTTCCAATAGAGGAATTGATAAAAAAAGAACAGAAAGAATATTATGATACTCTTGCAATAGCTGATAAAGAAGGTGAGAGTACAATATTTGTAGAGTTCATGCTTAAAATTATAAACGATAGTTTAAAAGAAATTAAAACTTCTGAAAGAATAACCGACCAAGATAACGACCAAGTAACCGTACAAGATAGTGACCAGGATAAAAATCCAGTTGAAAAATTACTTAGTGTCCTTGGAGATAATGTTTTATCAGCAACAGAAATTATGAAAAAATTAAATTTAGTACATAAACCTACTTTTAGAAAAAATTATTTAAATCCTGCCTTAGAGGCAAAATTGATTGAAAGGACAATTCCCGACAAACCTAACAGTAAAAATCAGAAATACAGGAAATCAGAAAAAATTATTAAAAGATAAAAGGGATTGGAAAGGCGGTAAAAATAATGAATCTTATAGATAAAAATACCAAAGTTTACTGTATAAGCACCTTTTTACTATTTTTAGCTTCCACAATGCCACATTCTATTTTGACTGTACTTTTTCTGAAAAAAGGCTTGTTAATGTCGCAGATTGTGCTAATGCAGTCTTTTTTTAACCTTTCAATGATTATTTTTGAGATTCCAAGTGGAGTAATGTCGGATTTATATTCACGAAAAAAAGTCTATATTTTATCATTGCTTACATTGATTATAACTTTTTTCCTAATTATATTTTCTAAAAGCCTGTTTTGGTTATCAGTCGCATATACAATATATGGATTGGCAAATGCACTGGAAACTGGAACAATTGATGTAGTTTTAATAAATAGTTTGAAAAATAATGAAACTGGATTGCAAAAATTTTTAAAATATCAAAAGCAGATTTCGACTTTTTCTTCTATTTTAGGTTCAGGAATAGGATTTTTACTTTATTTTAAGATAGGTGTAAATATTTATTTTATTTCCATTGTTTTAATATTTTTCAATATGTTTCTAATAGCCTTATTTTTTTCAGCTGAGAATAAAAAAGCAAATGAAAATATAAACTTTCAAATTTTTAAAAGGCATATAGCCGAGTGCATTTCTGAATTGAAAGAAAAAAAAGTGATGAAATATTATTTTATATTTTTTGGAATTATACAAATTTTTATCCAGAGCCATTTTCAATTGTGGCAAAAACTTTTTTTAGATAAAGGAATTGGAGAAAAGAATTTTTTTGTAATGTATGTGCTGTTTCAAATAATTGTAATTATTGCATACAATACAAATATTCTGCTTATAAATACGAAGAAATTGTATTTATTGTTAATTTTAATATTTTTAATGGCAATAACTGTAATAATATTAAAAAATAATCTAATATTTACAGGGATATACCTAATATTATGTACAATTTTTTTCATAATTAACTATTATTTTGAATTTCACTTTAATAAAATCCTGTCAAAGGAAAAAAAAATCATTTTTTTCAAGGATTTTTTCATTCGGAACGTTATTTATTTCCAGCTTATTATTAAGAAAAATTAGTGTTGTTAATTTATTTGTGATAAATGTTACAGTTGTTATTTTTGTGGTTATGTATTTAATTTTTAGAATTAATAAAC is a window encoding:
- a CDS encoding MFS transporter, which translates into the protein MNLIDKNTKVYCISTFLLFLASTMPHSILTVLFLKKGLLMSQIVLMQSFFNLSMIIFEIPSGVMSDLYSRKKVYILSLLTLIITFFLIIFSKSLFWLSVAYTIYGLANALETGTIDVVLINSLKNNETGLQKFLKYQKQISTFSSILGSGIGFLLYFKIGVNIYFISIVLIFFNMFLIALFFSAENKKANENINFQIFKRHIAECISELKEKKVMKYYFIFFGIIQIFIQSHFQLWQKLFLDKGIGEKNFFVMYVLFQIIVIIAYNTNILLINTKKLYLLLILIFLMAITVIILKNNLIFTGIYLILCTIFFIINYYFEFHFNKILSKEKKIIFFKDFFIRNVIYFQLIIKKN